From Argopecten irradians isolate NY chromosome 2, Ai_NY, whole genome shotgun sequence, the proteins below share one genomic window:
- the LOC138314188 gene encoding calaxin-like: MSRSKPKAKVVEDLMRKTQLRKDAVECLMMMFREMATKSKNADRLYVEKSRFKEMLYKEFAMTDDSLNERVFTAFDADRDQCISEEEWVIGFSIYLSKENDEKKLRFMFRAYDIKDEGYITRESMFYFLKGCFAMAVVSEEDAEEAPKDLVEIALKKLDFDKDSKVSYGDFAQIVSEEPLLIECLGTCLPQPHVIKKFSTLIAGDKSPWMDKPTNYSKQQIKY, translated from the exons ATGTCAAGATCAAAACCCAAAGCAAAAGTTGTGGAGGATTTAATGCGGAAAACGCAAC tgAGAAAAGATGCTGTTGAGTGTCTAATGATGATGTTCAGGGAGATGGCAACGAAGAGTAAAAATGCTGACAGGCTATATGTGGAGAAATCAAGATTCAAGGAAATGCTGTATAAGGAATTTGCTATGACAGACGATTCATTAAATGAAAGAG TATTCACAGCTTTTGATGCTGATCGTGATCAGTGTATTAGTGAAGAGGAATGGGTTATCGGATTCTCAATTTACCTGTCGAAAGAAAATGATGAGAAGAAACTGAGAT TTATGTTTCGTGCTTATGACATCAAAGATGAGGGATATATCACCAGGGAATCTATGTTCTACTTTTTAAAGGGCTGTTTTGCAATG GCAGTGGTTTCAGAAGAAGATGCGGAAGAAGCACCAAAAGATCTTGTTGAAATTGCACTGAAAAAATTG GATTTCGACAAGGACAGTAAGGTGTCATACGGAGATTTCGCTCAGATTGTGAGTGAGGAACCATTGCTTATAGAGTGCCTTGGCACATGCCTACCACAACCACAT gTTATTAAAAAGTTTTCTACATTGATTGCTGGAGACAAGTCACCTTGGATGGATAAACCCACCAATTACAGCAAGCAGCAGATCAAATATTAG
- the LOC138314190 gene encoding uncharacterized protein, giving the protein MSSGRHVRLPALRIPSEPPKFKFHKKIISKPKRNKGPHPSAASCDKILNKPQKPDEPEVKVTIEDEIRKQERNLPPIHKEPMDSKIPGLYGAYYSQCVCDNGANVDPLNAVPPNQKGAVGKVSATELLCGQTEQPVKYKHFAYGSNDWLHMLVTGQLPPEVLQAFMNKFSRAGTTLKAHGPQVDKYFYYQGWRKRSKELWEPKQMKQQQVYSQFHKEQLEASCRQRKNMIKLSKKAELMAKRNEAVLLKKVDKVDNRIKSYLDKLEKNCPKNSTDHNTNGSIIDSIGKNKSISNDGDKHASDFQKNPTKFAQEILPVIAWAKTALTNMLSENCLPSGDCSVARNGADKLEETP; this is encoded by the coding sequence ATGTCAAGCGGTCGGCATGTTAGACTCCCCGCCTTGAGAATTCCATCGGAACCTCCGAAATTTAAGTTTCATAAGAAGATAATATCGAAACCAAAACGGAACAAAGGACCCCACCCTTCGGCAGCAAGTTGCGATAAAATCTTGAACAAACCACAAAAGCCAGACGAACCGGAGGTCAAGGTAACTATTGAAGATGAAATTCGCAAGCAAGAACGAAATCTGCCGCCAATACACAAAGAGCCTATGGATTCTAAAATACCAGGATTGTATGGCGCTTACTACTCCCAGTGTGTCTGTGATAATGGCGCCAACGTCGACCCGCTAAATGCTGTGCCTCCAAATCAAAAAGGCGCGGTTGGCAAGGTTTCGGCAACTGAACTTCTTTGTGGTCAAACGGAACAACCAGTCAAATACAAGCATTTTGCGTACGGGAGTAATGATTGGCTACACATGCTGGTAACGGGTCAGCTTCCGCCGGAAGTATTACAAGcatttatgaataaattttcCAGAGCGGGGACCACATTGAAAGCGCACGGACCgcaagttgacaagtatttttaTTACCAAGGTTGGCGGAAACGTTCCAAAGAGCTATGGGAGCCTAAACAGATGAAGCAACAACAGGTTTATAGCCAATTTCACAAAGAGCAGCTTGAGGCAAGCTGTCGTCAAAGAAAGAATATGATAAAATTATCAAAGAAAGCTGAACTTATGGCCAAGCGAAATGAAGCTGTACTGCTGAAGAAAGTGGATAAGGTTGACAATCGTATCAAGTCTTATCTGGACAAATTGGAGAAGAACTGTCCTAAAAATAGTACCGATCACAACACTAACGGAAGTATAATAGATTCTATCGGCAAAAATAAATCGATTTCAAACGATGGCGATAAACACGCGAGTGATTTCCAAAAGAATCCAACAAAATTTGCGCAGGAGATACTTCCGGTAATTGCATGGGCGAAAACGGCGCTCACAAATATGCTTTCTGAAAATTGTCTTCCATCCGGCGACTGTTCTGTAGCAAGGAATGGGGCGGATAAGCTGGAGGAAACACCGTGA